The genomic DNA cgtgatcaaaatgcttgctctgatgtaatataattgtttcagtaagtagtgatcatgtctAAATAAcctgtgtgtgcacttctttggtcagttatagccggcaaaatataattaataaaaatttaccagcaggaaggcagagaactttctttaagcaacatacaactttaaaaatttgtgtttttaaattgaatatgaattcatgttcaatttaaaaacacttatttttaaaagaaacactaatggttcaaacgttttacaaatgactggacatttaaaaaaaaaatcagtgttttctcttagtgcactttgtatgttgttaattgatgaatcaaacaattcatttcattatatttcactgtttttgagtgcattctcaatgtacagcactttctcaccaagcgCAGGTATTGGGtctgttagaccagttgagaccaattgtttccagttgaaatgaatagcagacaacaccagttataTCCttttggtttcaactgggtggaactggtgaagcagccactgcccatggctctgttggtctgaacgggttttaaatggtttcaactggtattcttaactgggcaaaccattagaatctgaaaacccagttggaaccaattgaaaccagtacagaccaatagagaccagttcatcccaatagactggctactggtttttcaactggaatttccactagggtattaaatcaaacaaaatatttcctgaggcactgctGTAACGATtgacctgggaatcgaacccggggcTCTGGCATGGAAGCCCAGGGCCTTAACCTTGTGCCACCAAGTGGTAGACCCAAATGCAGAGAGCAAGACAAATGTGATTCAGCAAGATGGTTCCTTTTAATGAGCAAATCTGGGCAGAGGTATCCAGGGGGTCAggcaaaaatcagaaaacaaatccaggcagaagtcaaaaccagTAAGCAGAGAAAACCAATGTCAAAACCAGGAAAAGCGGCAGGCAGAATCTTTGTCCAACtgaacaggcaaaaacaggttcAGCAATGGGAGgcaatccaagaaaacacaaaaatactcagagtttacaagaaggcttgatctGGAATTGAACgcagggtaacaactcaagactgagcaaggaactgaagaaaacaagaggcttaaatagacaggcagaacaagacacaggtgaattcaatacatcaatgatgaactaaacaggcacaaacaaagactgaggacaccacatggccaaaacaaaaactacacatcctaaaaacatgacacactgcactgccacttaatattcatatttttatgtttctatattttctttatgtttacattttgtagttatattttaattccttcgatgttgcttggtactgcactctgaatctcgttgtacatttacgatgacaataaaggcattccttatacatttacttgttgcctgtatttcagtattctctgttaaattgttattatctaggtatatatagattgcagtatacaaaggtgtgtgtgttctcagcctgtgtggacatggtggaagtaaactgttaaaacataatttacatgcagtgatgtattcactataattccaggttccaccaattgaaattagtttaatccatttaaataccaactataacatttcacacaccacgtgAGTTCAcatgaactcaataacccagttgtctccagctaaaaccaatacagactgtttgagaccagttcaactaatacagaccatctgagaccagttcaaccaatacagaccactTGAGACGGGCAGtttctatcagttgtttttcaactggaatcagaccaatacattccagtagaaatttctattggtttttctactgggtattccagtagaaaccagttatgaaaccagttgaatgtgtttcaatttccctataaaaaccaatagaaaccagttgaaattgctattggttttctactggttttcaactggattTCTACTGGTTTTCCACTGGATTTCTACTGagattttctactggttttcaactggaatttccactagggcaGTATGATGATCTGTAGATTAAGACAGATTAGCAAATTTCATAGACAGAGCAACAGTGACTGCATTTCGCCCGCCATGTTTGCTTTGGTGTCTCGAGCACAAACTTTCACCactgtcatggcaaccatacgtCATCATTTCTGAAACTCTCCATTTTCCCTGTCCACATTTCCTTTGAATCTTtttggtttattgtttttttttgttgttgtggggttttttttgtttgttttttttttgttgttgttgttaatgtccAGGTTATTTGTTATTAGAGGTTTCGACTGGGCAAAGCTCTAGCTGCTGCTAACTGTATTTTCCTCCTGTCACTCAGCTTCTGTGTACTGGCTCTTTACCTCGCTTAAATATTGAGCTGCATACATGTTAATCATACCTCCCAATTCTCCTGTTTCCACCAGCAGGAGTCAGTGTAATGGCGCGGGTGTTTGGGTTACCGGATGGTAGTTCCCTTCTCCCCACACTTTATGAAGTGAAGTAGGCGTAATATTAACAAGCACCCTCACTTTGTACTATggcttcctgtgtgtgtgtttgtgatgtgaaattCTAGATATTGGGACACTTGGAGTGAGTTTGATGAGCTGGCCTCCACCCCTCCAGGTGAGCGCACTCATCATCCCATACTTACATTCTAGGGCATCGGCAGTCAGCACCCCAGTCTTGCGGTGTCCCTGCTTaaagtgtttttattcatgtagtatatttttttataatgaAGGCATGTTACTAATGACTTAGGattcatgttatttatttaataaagtcGCCCAGTCGACTGGAATACACGTATCTGTCTTATTCTTATACATCTTATCTGTGCTTTGGGGAGCCTCTCAGCTTGAATTGATTGTTAAAAATGTCTGGTCTGGTCTCTTGCTATATATCACCGTGTAACGTTTAGTTACacttagatgctgttgtatgtgtgtgtgtgtatagcggatgtgccttgTCTCCTTTGGAATCGCAATTCATGTGACATTAGATTAATTCTGTGCCGTTTGAACTCAACTGTTGTGACAACTGTCCCCTGCACGTAGAGACTTCTGGAAAAGGTTCATCAAAACATCACATGGGCGAGGATGAAGATCAAGCCCAGCAAGTATTTCAAATTATTCCAAAGTTGCTGAAtatggtgatccaggaactcagttagctagaagtattgaatttgaattattattgtacttgctactttagtGCTATTATTTAATGTTAAGGttgatgaagagttatttttaacactttctaggttcagtgttcagagcgctgagctataagtAGAATAACTATAATTTcagttcaggttctgaaatgaGGCTATGGTCACAGCTGaataaaattaatattaattCTGATATTCACAGTGGACCATTAACTAGAATTTCCCTATACCATTGACACAACAATTTGATGTATTTGATGTTCCAGGCaccaaatgtaatgtaatgtatatcTGGGGTCATTAGATTATTTGAGACAGGGGTGGACAGGTCCAATGCTGGAGATCTACCCTCCCGTGGAATTTAGCTGCAACCCAGAGCTAACACACCCTCTCAGCTGCTCTTAATGgtaaaccccccctccccccgacaAATGCCTTTCCAGCATAAAGTTTGTTGCTCTGTGACTGGTTGGTGCTACCTTAGTTGGCTCTCAGCTCACTTGTTAGTTTGGTCCTTAGTGCAATTTAACATGAAGTGTACAGTCCTCTGCATTATGACTGATTTTTGCACTTGTTACGACCCTCGGTCAttagttcttgttcttgtgtatgtttctgttggttcgttgtgtgggtgtgtgtctctctgcagatgTGCGGCGACGGGATTGGCTCCACGAAGCCACATGGGATTCCGTCGATTTTCCTGTAGGCTGCGGGGGAAGCTTTTAAAAAGACCGACGGACCAGCGGAGAGCGAGGAACAAACAGGGAGAGATTTGTTGTATTTGAGTGATTAGTGGTGTTATATGGTGTTCCTCCTTTGTCTACAAAAGAAACCAGTCGTTGattgtgtgagttgttgtgagtgttgtgttagtTTCTGCTGTTTAAATTTGTGTATAAGAGTGTTCGAAATTTTGTGTGCATGGTTAACATCTGTTCTGTTTCCGCCCTGGGAGCTGTAGGGGTGAGCTgccatttttgtttgctttatcgttttctcctgttttttgaTTAGATAGGAAGCCAGTGTAGtgcttgtctttattttgtcttttcttttctggtagAATAGGTAGATTCTTTTCAAAATAGttagttttcattttggttattattttggccttggCAACCCCTGACGCTattctcccctttctttttttattttggtgcaaataaaattgtaaatatcttttGGTAATTATATGGTCTCTGTCACTTTTGTGTTGCGCCCCAGTACCCCTAGAGCTGGGACATAACACACTATATTATCAACATTGCTTATAGTGTTTCAGAACATTCATAGGTCTGTTGTCATGTCAATAAGAAATTGGGGAGGGGCAAAATGAGATCAATCCTATAAACTTCCATGTGACAGCATGTATAACCAAAAGTGTGTTTGGCCCTTTGCACTGGTATGTTGTGTCTAGTTGTGGATATTACAAGATTAAGCTATGAAAAATCTGAGGGACTGGACATATTTGCAAAACACAGCTGCATTCATGAATCTTGAGAATGTTAACCAAACTGAGAATTGCCTCACATTATGCTCTGAGAAAACAGTTTCTATAACAGTGCatgttttattgtatgtttcTGCAGTAGCTGTGGTTCTGCTTACAGTAAGTGGAAATCTACTtgtcatcatctctgtgtgtcacttCAAGCAGCTACACACACCAAGTAATATCCTCATACTCTCTATGGCTGTATCTGATCTTCTTGTGGGAATAATTTTGATGCCATTACACTTCATTTGGAAGACTGAATCATGCTGGATTTTTGGACTGATACTCTGTCATGTAtataattttttctctttccatctaCCTTGTGTGTCTAATCACTGTGTTGCTCTAATTGCTGTAGATCGTTACTCTGCATTAAGTAATCCCTTCTTCTATTCTCAGGAAGTCTCACTGTCTCTTATGTGCGTTGTAGTTTTGTTTAACTGGATGTTTTCAGCTTCTTATAACTTTGCTCTTCTTTATTGTAATGGAAACTTCACAGATTTGACAATGTGTCCCGGAGAATGCCTTTTTGCTCAAAGTGAATTATGGTCCCTAGTTGATCTGGTGATTGTGTTCATCTTTCCATGTGCTATGATAATAATTTTATACATAggtgtttttttcattgctaGGAG from Chanos chanos chromosome 8, fChaCha1.1, whole genome shotgun sequence includes the following:
- the LOC115819372 gene encoding trace amine-associated receptor 13c-like translates to MNLENVNQTENCLTLCSEKTVSITVHVLLYVSAVAVVLLTVSGNLLVIISVCHFKQLHTPSNILILSMAVSDLLVGIILMPLHFIWKTESCWIFGLILCHVYNFFSFHLPCVSNHCVALIAVDRYSALSNPFFYSQEVSLSLMCVVVLFNWMFSASYNFALLYCNGNFTDLTMCPGECLFAQSELWSLVDLVIVFIFPCAMIIILYIGVFFIARRHINAIRGLVNLRTKGEVKTVKHSAASERKAAKVLGIIVFVFLMCLIPYYICTFIGDIVDTKMFYDLMNYVLIVLYLNSFINPIILALFYPCFQRSIKLILTCKIFQVHSSFIKILE